Proteins encoded by one window of Pseudomonas sp. PSKL.D1:
- a CDS encoding helix-turn-helix transcriptional regulator, with protein MLKQARRNAKLSQELLASRAGVSRSTVARMETLAKGDMSVLALVRLLEPAGYDLKVVKAGNERTVEDILNEQRTGGV; from the coding sequence ATGCTGAAGCAAGCCCGGCGAAATGCAAAGCTCAGCCAAGAGCTGCTAGCTAGCCGCGCAGGCGTATCACGCTCTACCGTGGCTCGGATGGAAACACTGGCCAAAGGTGATATGAGCGTTTTAGCGCTTGTTCGACTGCTGGAACCCGCCGGTTACGATCTGAAAGTGGTCAAGGCTGGTAATGAGCGAACAGTAGAGGACATTCTCAACGAGCAGCGCACTGGAGGCGTTTGA
- a CDS encoding HNH endonuclease codes for MAIKSVSKERIDTALHHFDQELRGKREWLGWESNLAHRYAIQVAGKHYPAKKIVSLATGVPVSDFSGGHPTNSYLQKRGFTVIELPREDAEPVLQFTPGAVYDRKTEINGPFGGSRQSGIAPSRIYPAIFLFTGDTGEQYGYTDRWENGAFLYTGEGQIGPMTLTRGNRAIAEHAEDGRALHLFESLGKGKGNRYVGEFACADVIQRTQPDLEDNERLALVFRLVPVGRQEAVEPETEDDTDLADSLEAARLAAFAACKPVTNESGQSAPRKIYQRSRKVAHYVMLRARGECESCSKPAPFRKKDGTSYLEPHHVNRLSDGGLDHPRYVGAICPSCHREIHSGTNGYERNKKLKKHLEMLEP; via the coding sequence GTGGCGATCAAATCTGTATCGAAGGAACGAATTGACACAGCTTTGCATCATTTCGACCAGGAGCTCAGAGGCAAACGAGAGTGGCTAGGCTGGGAAAGCAACCTAGCCCACCGATACGCCATCCAGGTTGCTGGAAAGCACTATCCAGCGAAGAAAATTGTTTCCCTGGCAACCGGCGTACCTGTCAGTGATTTCTCCGGCGGACACCCTACCAACAGCTACCTGCAAAAGCGGGGCTTCACCGTTATTGAGTTACCACGAGAGGATGCTGAACCAGTCCTGCAGTTCACTCCGGGCGCTGTCTACGACCGAAAAACCGAGATCAATGGCCCGTTTGGTGGCAGCAGACAAAGCGGCATTGCACCCTCGCGGATCTACCCCGCCATTTTCTTGTTCACGGGTGACACTGGCGAACAGTACGGCTATACGGACCGTTGGGAAAACGGCGCATTTCTGTACACCGGCGAGGGCCAAATCGGGCCTATGACGCTGACTCGTGGTAACCGAGCAATCGCTGAGCATGCAGAAGATGGCCGCGCGCTTCATCTGTTCGAATCGCTAGGAAAAGGCAAAGGTAATCGCTATGTCGGTGAGTTTGCTTGTGCCGATGTAATTCAGCGGACTCAGCCGGATCTGGAAGACAACGAACGTCTGGCGCTGGTTTTCCGATTGGTGCCGGTGGGGAGACAGGAAGCTGTTGAGCCGGAAACTGAGGACGACACAGATCTCGCAGACTCACTGGAAGCTGCTCGACTGGCTGCATTTGCAGCATGCAAGCCTGTAACAAATGAGAGCGGCCAATCCGCACCGCGAAAAATTTACCAACGCAGCAGGAAAGTCGCGCATTACGTCATGTTACGGGCTCGGGGCGAGTGTGAAAGCTGCAGCAAGCCGGCTCCATTTAGGAAAAAGGACGGTACGTCATATCTGGAGCCGCACCACGTGAATAGACTTTCAGATGGTGGTCTAGACCATCCACGGTACGTCGGCGCCATCTGCCCATCGTGCCACCGAGAAATTCACTCAGGCACAAATGGATATGAGCGAAACAAGAAACTCAAGAAGCACTTAGAAATGCTAGAACCCTGA
- a CDS encoding SMP-30/gluconolactonase/LRE family protein, translating to MTAELLVDARNATGESPVWHPEENALYWVDIPAGRLHRWQADGQTRTWQGEEMLGCIALAGDGKWLGAREHGICLLTPGDDGRLHAEPAAAVEHAREQMRFNDGRCDRQGRFWAGTLQTNLGGEPTGALYRFEPHLEVLPARLDGFKVPNGMAFSPDGRTMYLSDSHPSVQTIWAYDYDIDTGTPHNRRVFVDMNQHPGRPDGAAVDVEGCYWICAIDAGLVLRFTPDGRLDRALEVPVKKPTMCAFGGARMDTLFVTSIRPQGVDLSDQPLAGGVFALDPGVTGIAEVVARV from the coding sequence ATGACGGCCGAATTGTTGGTTGATGCACGTAACGCCACGGGTGAAAGCCCGGTGTGGCACCCCGAGGAAAATGCCTTGTACTGGGTCGACATTCCCGCTGGCCGGCTGCACCGCTGGCAGGCGGACGGGCAGACGCGGACCTGGCAAGGGGAAGAGATGCTGGGGTGCATTGCCCTCGCTGGCGATGGCAAATGGTTGGGCGCGCGGGAGCATGGGATTTGCCTGCTGACGCCCGGGGATGATGGCCGGCTGCATGCCGAGCCTGCCGCAGCTGTGGAACATGCGCGGGAACAGATGCGCTTCAACGATGGGCGTTGTGACCGGCAAGGGCGGTTTTGGGCGGGCACGTTGCAGACGAACCTGGGTGGTGAGCCGACTGGGGCGCTCTACCGGTTTGAGCCGCATCTTGAGGTGCTGCCGGCGCGGCTGGATGGGTTCAAGGTGCCCAACGGGATGGCGTTCAGCCCCGATGGCCGCACGATGTACCTGTCGGACTCGCACCCGAGCGTGCAGACGATCTGGGCGTATGACTATGACATTGACACTGGCACGCCGCATAACCGCAGGGTGTTTGTTGATATGAACCAGCATCCCGGGCGGCCGGATGGGGCGGCGGTGGACGTTGAAGGGTGTTACTGGATTTGTGCGATTGATGCCGGGCTGGTGTTGCGATTCACGCCGGATGGGCGGCTGGACCGGGCGCTGGAGGTGCCGGTGAAGAAGCCGACCATGTGTGCGTTTGGCGGGGCGCGGATGGATACGTTATTTGTGACGTCCATTCGGCCGCAGGGGGTGGATTTGAGCGATCAGCCGTTGGCGGGTGGGGTGTTTGCGCTGGATCCGGGGGTGACGGGGATTGCTGAGGTGGTGGCGCGGGTTTGA
- a CDS encoding Nmad2 family putative nucleotide modification protein, translating to MKIHSYVVARDYGFAPNPFHGVCSLAACKPLIRKHAAVGDLVVGITPRNSGNKLCYVMEVSKKITFDQYWNGAEFQEKKPRFDRTYKYAVGDNIYYKKADGSWHQQDSHHTHENGDPIIENINRDTGHTEFVLIGDRFCYWGCDGVVIPQEFRGLIVTRGHKNNFSIDFVNGFKAWFFRQQMGVLAKPERWNSKSTFK from the coding sequence ATGAAAATTCACTCATACGTTGTTGCCCGCGACTACGGCTTTGCTCCTAACCCGTTTCACGGGGTGTGTAGTTTAGCAGCCTGTAAGCCGCTAATTCGAAAGCATGCTGCTGTAGGAGATTTAGTTGTAGGGATAACACCTCGTAACTCAGGAAATAAGTTATGTTATGTTATGGAGGTTTCAAAAAAGATCACCTTTGATCAGTATTGGAACGGGGCGGAGTTTCAGGAAAAAAAACCAAGATTCGATCGCACATATAAGTATGCGGTTGGTGATAATATTTACTACAAAAAAGCTGATGGTTCATGGCATCAACAAGACTCGCACCATACTCATGAAAATGGCGATCCAATAATAGAAAATATTAATAGGGATACGGGTCATACTGAATTTGTGCTAATTGGTGATAGGTTCTGCTACTGGGGATGTGACGGTGTCGTTATTCCGCAGGAGTTTAGGGGGCTTATTGTTACGAGAGGGCATAAAAATAACTTTTCAATAGATTTTGTGAATGGTTTCAAAGCTTGGTTCTTTAGGCAGCAGATGGGCGTGTTGGCTAAACCGGAGAGATGGAATTCGAAGAGTACCTTCAAATGA
- a CDS encoding uracil-DNA glycosylase: MTPKSFVKNLADLRLDNCFNPYSDICPVYDKQNACLLRRLLFEQLLYVASKSEVDAIWMGRDLGYKGGRRTGLALTDEVNAIAHAERWGIKAEQFTVGAMCKERTATIIWGVLQTIDAPIFLWNVFPLHPYIAGDFFSNRAHNARERKIGEEILSDLFDILKPRRIVAIGNDALKSGLKISGKASCCKVRHPSYGGHNEFVEQISSLYGLDMHDKQGALF, encoded by the coding sequence ATGACGCCAAAATCGTTTGTGAAGAATCTAGCTGATTTGAGGCTTGATAATTGCTTTAATCCTTATTCCGATATTTGCCCTGTTTATGATAAGCAGAATGCTTGCCTTTTGAGGCGATTGCTATTTGAGCAGCTGTTGTATGTCGCATCTAAGTCAGAAGTTGATGCAATATGGATGGGGCGAGACTTGGGTTACAAAGGTGGGCGGCGTACTGGATTGGCACTAACGGATGAGGTAAATGCAATCGCGCATGCTGAGCGCTGGGGTATTAAGGCAGAACAGTTCACGGTCGGCGCTATGTGCAAAGAGCGAACGGCAACGATTATATGGGGGGTTCTTCAAACCATAGATGCGCCAATCTTTTTATGGAATGTATTTCCTCTTCATCCCTACATTGCAGGGGATTTTTTTAGCAATAGAGCGCATAACGCTCGAGAAAGAAAAATAGGTGAGGAAATTCTGTCTGATTTGTTCGATATATTGAAGCCGCGCAGAATTGTCGCGATTGGTAATGATGCACTGAAATCGGGTTTAAAAATAAGTGGTAAAGCTAGCTGTTGTAAGGTTCGCCATCCAAGCTATGGTGGGCATAATGAATTTGTTGAGCAGATTTCGTCACTGTATGGACTTGACATGCATGACAAACAAGGTGCTTTGTTTTAG
- a CDS encoding NAD-dependent epimerase/dehydratase family protein: MSNFNHRDTPKPFNRLLLTGAAGGLGQVMRERLQAHANVVRVSDISAMAPAAGDHEEVVSCNLADKAAVLALAQDVDAIVHLGGISTERDFESILDANIRGTFHIYEAARKHGIKRVVFASSNHVTGFYPQDEQVDAHSPRRPDCYYGLSKAYGEDLATFYFHRYGIETVSLRIGSSFPEPRNVRMLSTWLSYDDLDHLVERALVCEGVGHTVVYGMSDNRDVWWSNRFAAHLGFAPKDSSERFRAQMEALPKPAADDRSALLQGGAFTTAGPFDD, translated from the coding sequence ATGAGTAACTTCAACCACCGCGACACCCCAAAACCGTTCAACCGCCTGCTGCTGACCGGCGCCGCTGGCGGCCTTGGCCAGGTCATGCGCGAACGCTTGCAGGCCCATGCCAATGTGGTGCGGGTTTCGGACATCAGCGCCATGGCCCCGGCGGCGGGCGACCATGAAGAAGTGGTGAGCTGCAACCTGGCGGACAAGGCGGCGGTACTGGCGCTGGCCCAGGATGTGGATGCCATCGTGCACCTGGGCGGCATCAGCACCGAGCGCGACTTTGAGTCGATACTGGATGCCAACATTCGTGGCACCTTTCATATCTATGAAGCGGCGCGCAAGCACGGCATCAAGCGCGTGGTGTTTGCCAGCTCCAACCATGTAACCGGCTTTTACCCGCAGGACGAACAGGTGGACGCCCACTCCCCTCGCCGGCCTGACTGTTATTACGGGTTGTCCAAGGCCTATGGCGAGGACCTGGCCACGTTTTACTTTCACCGGTATGGCATTGAGACGGTCAGCTTGCGCATAGGGTCATCATTCCCCGAGCCGCGTAACGTGCGCATGCTCAGCACCTGGTTGAGCTATGACGACCTCGATCATCTGGTGGAGCGTGCGCTGGTGTGCGAGGGCGTTGGGCATACCGTGGTGTATGGCATGTCGGATAACCGCGATGTGTGGTGGAGCAACCGGTTTGCGGCGCACCTGGGGTTTGCGCCGAAAGACAGCTCCGAGCGTTTTCGTGCGCAGATGGAAGCGCTGCCCAAGCCCGCAGCTGATGACCGCTCCGCGCTATTGCAAGGTGGTGCGTTTACCACTGCCGGCCCCTTTGACGACTGA
- a CDS encoding oligogalacturonate-specific porin KdgM family protein: protein MNTTLRNLLAVGCLGLSFHACADSASINYRHGYTEDDSIHSDRIKLNYRKDSGLGFAAEMKYRTGGDREDVAYDNMVNNGHEFTVDYNYKLSPQSTLTPAFQMESVKDATTYKFGLKYSYKINDTWYVAARLRQDARSLDRDQVDHSKSDRAKDDQNTTRYEGWLGYTPKGPWAFEYQYIHFQTDYIRYDNKKSDYEQNLIIKYKLNKEWSPFMEVGDIKVNAYTDDRQARWRVGVQYNFL from the coding sequence ATGAACACCACACTCCGCAATCTGCTTGCAGTTGGCTGCCTTGGCTTGTCTTTTCATGCGTGCGCCGACTCGGCCAGCATCAACTACCGCCACGGCTACACCGAAGACGACAGCATCCATTCCGACCGCATCAAGCTCAATTACCGCAAGGACAGCGGCCTGGGCTTTGCCGCCGAGATGAAGTACCGCACCGGCGGCGACCGCGAAGACGTCGCGTACGACAACATGGTCAACAACGGCCATGAATTCACCGTGGACTACAACTACAAGCTGAGCCCACAGTCGACGCTGACCCCGGCCTTCCAGATGGAGAGCGTGAAAGACGCCACCACCTACAAGTTCGGCCTCAAGTACAGCTACAAGATCAACGACACCTGGTACGTCGCCGCCCGCCTGCGCCAGGACGCGCGCAGCCTGGACCGCGACCAGGTCGACCACAGCAAATCCGACCGCGCCAAAGACGACCAGAACACCACCCGCTACGAAGGCTGGCTGGGCTACACCCCCAAAGGCCCGTGGGCCTTCGAGTACCAGTACATCCACTTCCAGACCGACTACATCCGCTACGACAACAAGAAGAGCGACTACGAGCAGAACCTGATCATCAAATACAAGCTCAACAAGGAATGGTCGCCCTTCATGGAAGTGGGCGACATCAAGGTCAACGCCTACACCGACGACCGCCAGGCCCGCTGGCGCGTGGGCGTGCAGTACAACTTCCTGTAA
- the ihfA gene encoding integration host factor subunit alpha, with translation MGALTKAEMAERLYEELGLNKREAKELVELFFEEIRHALEENEQVKLSGFGNFDLRDKRQRPGRNPKTGEEIPITARRVVTFRPGQKLKARVEAYAGTKP, from the coding sequence ATGGGTGCTCTGACGAAAGCTGAGATGGCCGAGAGGCTATACGAGGAGCTGGGGCTCAACAAGCGCGAGGCCAAAGAGCTGGTCGAGCTGTTTTTCGAAGAAATTCGGCACGCGCTAGAAGAGAACGAGCAGGTGAAGTTGTCCGGTTTCGGCAACTTCGACCTTCGCGACAAACGCCAGCGGCCGGGCCGCAACCCCAAAACAGGGGAAGAAATCCCGATTACCGCACGGCGCGTCGTCACCTTTCGTCCAGGGCAAAAGCTGAAAGCCCGGGTAGAGGCCTATGCTGGAACCAAGCCATAA
- a CDS encoding mandelate racemase family protein yields MIITAVNVQIFSYPTRRAVDSAGHAHPGDVTQAQMALLRIRTECGNEGYALGAPELIRPYVLDGFVRKVLVGANAFDREKIWHDLAHWQRGSASQLTDRALALVEQALWDWAGRKLNVPVYKLIGGYRDKVPAYGSTMCGDELPGGLSTPEEYGRFAEKLVARGYKAIKLHTWMPPVSFAPSVAMDIKACAAVREAVGPDIALMIDGYHWYSRTDALTIGRALEKLDFAWFEEPMMEDSAESYAWLSSQLDIPVLGPESLGGKHLSRASWVKNDVCDILRAGVAGVGGIAPCLKVAHMAESFGMDCEIHGNGAANLSVVGAIKNCTWYERGLLHPFLDYDEVPAYLKRLVDPMDADGFVHLSNLPGLGEDIDFDYVETNTLRSF; encoded by the coding sequence ATGATCATTACCGCTGTAAACGTCCAGATTTTTTCCTACCCCACACGCCGTGCCGTCGACAGTGCAGGCCATGCACACCCGGGCGATGTAACCCAGGCGCAGATGGCGCTGCTGCGCATCCGCACCGAGTGCGGCAACGAGGGCTACGCACTGGGCGCACCCGAGCTGATCCGCCCCTATGTGCTGGATGGCTTTGTGCGCAAGGTGCTGGTGGGGGCCAATGCCTTCGACCGGGAAAAAATCTGGCACGACCTTGCGCACTGGCAGCGTGGCAGCGCCAGCCAGCTCACCGACCGTGCCCTGGCGCTGGTGGAGCAGGCGTTGTGGGACTGGGCCGGGCGCAAGCTGAATGTGCCGGTGTACAAACTGATTGGTGGCTACCGCGACAAGGTGCCGGCCTACGGCTCGACCATGTGCGGCGACGAGCTGCCGGGCGGGTTGTCGACGCCGGAGGAGTACGGCCGCTTCGCCGAAAAGCTGGTGGCACGCGGCTACAAGGCCATCAAGCTGCACACCTGGATGCCGCCGGTGTCGTTCGCGCCCAGCGTGGCCATGGACATCAAGGCCTGCGCCGCCGTGCGTGAGGCGGTGGGGCCGGACATCGCGCTGATGATCGACGGCTACCACTGGTACAGCCGCACCGACGCGCTGACCATCGGCCGCGCGCTGGAAAAACTCGATTTCGCCTGGTTCGAAGAGCCGATGATGGAGGATTCCGCCGAGTCCTATGCCTGGTTGTCCAGCCAGCTGGACATCCCCGTGCTCGGCCCGGAGAGCCTCGGCGGCAAACACTTGAGCCGCGCCAGTTGGGTAAAGAACGACGTGTGCGATATCTTGCGTGCCGGCGTGGCCGGTGTGGGCGGTATCGCACCGTGCCTGAAGGTGGCGCACATGGCCGAGTCGTTCGGCATGGACTGCGAAATCCACGGCAACGGCGCGGCCAACCTGTCGGTGGTCGGTGCGATCAAAAACTGCACCTGGTACGAGCGTGGCCTGTTGCACCCGTTTCTGGACTACGACGAGGTGCCGGCGTATCTCAAGCGCCTGGTCGACCCGATGGACGCCGACGGCTTCGTGCACCTGTCGAACCTGCCGGGCCTGGGGGAGGACATCGACTTCGATTACGTCGAGACCAACACGCTGCGCAGCTTCTGA
- a CDS encoding DUF3077 domain-containing protein: MPTHFTVGKTTFYQGENQTHPLFRIEPGIPCQHAREQASELMGYARDLSIDGLMEDKPHLLWASHYLCALAKALLDDAELGMTH, translated from the coding sequence ATGCCCACCCATTTCACCGTCGGCAAAACCACCTTCTACCAAGGTGAAAACCAAACCCACCCCCTCTTCCGCATCGAACCCGGCATCCCCTGCCAACACGCCCGCGAACAAGCCTCCGAACTGATGGGCTACGCCCGCGACCTCAGCATCGACGGCCTGATGGAAGACAAACCCCACCTACTCTGGGCCTCCCACTACCTCTGCGCCCTGGCCAAAGCCCTGCTGGATGACGCCGAGCTCGGCATGACCCACTAA
- a CDS encoding GNAT family N-acetyltransferase — MVDPSARGVGIGRALLESAIAWSEGCGAQRIRLGVTITDSPAMHLYRACGIRPVGEPGPLREASSLESQVMELEI, encoded by the coding sequence GTGGTAGACCCTAGTGCACGCGGCGTTGGTATTGGGCGTGCTTTGCTTGAGAGTGCTATTGCTTGGTCCGAAGGCTGCGGTGCGCAGCGTATTCGTTTGGGTGTGACGATCACGGACAGTCCGGCGATGCATCTGTACCGCGCATGCGGAATTCGGCCAGTTGGTGAGCCGGGGCCTTTGCGCGAGGCGTCGTCTTTGGAATCGCAGGTGATGGAGCTTGAGATCTAA
- a CDS encoding AAA family ATPase — protein sequence MLTTLAIGNYRSINHLVLPLGQLNLVTGANGSGKSNLYKALRLLAETAQGGVIEALAREGGLDSTWWAGPEMSARMKRGEVPIQGQHPSEAKRLRLGFATEDFGFAISLGLPMPLPYPTAFMLDPEIKCEAIWGAGAYRPSSLLVERKNAMVRARAENGWEILDQHADSCESFFNIVGRPRQAPEIGELRAFINSWRFYDHFRIDRDAPCRQPQLGTRTPVLHHDGRNLASALQTIIEIGEVEDLEAALEDAFPGSRLDIDAPPGGMFSVRLHQHGLLRPLGGAELSDGTLRYLLLMAALLTPRPPSLMVLNEPETSLHADLLPALARLIIRASQRSQVWVVSHSAPLIEALSACEGCQVLELEKVQGQTQLRGVGLLDEPLWRWVD from the coding sequence ATGCTCACCACCCTCGCCATCGGCAACTACCGCTCGATCAACCACCTCGTGCTGCCGCTGGGCCAACTCAACCTGGTGACCGGCGCCAACGGCAGCGGCAAGTCCAACCTGTACAAAGCCCTGCGCCTGCTCGCCGAAACCGCCCAAGGCGGCGTGATTGAAGCCCTCGCCCGCGAAGGCGGCCTTGACTCAACCTGGTGGGCCGGCCCGGAAATGAGTGCCCGCATGAAGCGCGGCGAAGTCCCCATCCAGGGCCAGCACCCCTCAGAAGCCAAACGCCTGCGCCTGGGTTTTGCCACCGAGGATTTCGGCTTTGCCATATCACTCGGCCTACCGATGCCACTCCCGTACCCAACCGCATTCATGCTCGACCCCGAGATAAAATGCGAAGCCATCTGGGGCGCCGGTGCCTACCGCCCCTCTTCCCTGCTGGTAGAACGCAAAAACGCCATGGTCCGCGCCAGAGCAGAAAACGGCTGGGAAATACTCGACCAGCATGCCGACAGCTGCGAAAGCTTCTTCAACATCGTCGGCCGCCCCCGCCAAGCCCCGGAGATCGGCGAGCTGCGGGCGTTCATCAATAGCTGGCGCTTCTACGACCACTTCCGCATCGACCGCGACGCCCCCTGCCGCCAGCCCCAGTTGGGCACCCGCACGCCAGTGCTGCATCACGACGGCCGCAATCTCGCTTCGGCGCTGCAAACCATTATCGAGATTGGCGAGGTGGAAGACCTAGAGGCAGCCCTGGAGGACGCGTTTCCCGGCAGCCGCCTGGACATTGATGCGCCACCCGGAGGAATGTTCAGCGTGCGCCTGCACCAGCACGGGCTGTTACGGCCATTGGGCGGCGCTGAATTGTCGGACGGCACGTTGCGTTACCTGCTGCTGATGGCCGCCCTGCTGACACCCCGCCCGCCCTCGCTGATGGTGCTGAACGAACCGGAAACCAGCCTGCATGCCGACCTGCTGCCTGCACTGGCACGGCTGATTATTCGCGCTTCGCAGCGGAGCCAGGTTTGGGTGGTTTCGCACAGTGCGCCGTTGATTGAGGCGCTGTCGGCGTGTGAGGGGTGCCAGGTGTTGGAGCTGGAGAAGGTGCAGGGGCAAACGCAGCTGCGCGGGGTTGGGTTGCTGGATGAGCCGTTGTGGCGGTGGGTGGATTGA
- a CDS encoding pyrophosphatase, giving the protein MSLVSFLADYETKIESTDMLGASEHLVTFGLFGEIGSILAVSKKAERDGAGFDLQYSLVEELGDALWYFSRLCKRRGWSVCNVVGACVSSRPFQVAPTAIGFHPVALVPSKSELSNVEASRRLAAGAAGLLSLSIKDVKKEQLVDFFSSYLDFVSVSGLSFQAIIDFNLKKTLGRYSEIDVESMVDFDVGEHADEQLPRDFEIEIVQRYNGRSYMKKGGVFIGDPLTDNIAIGDGYRFHDVFHMSYAAILHWSPVFRALLKNKRKGNPLKDEAEDGGRAIVIEEGVSAWLFSIAKENNFFEGQEKLSFDVLKTVKQFVRGYEVEVCPYGLFEKAILEGYKVFRELNKFESGVIVGSRAQRTIQFRPSI; this is encoded by the coding sequence ATGAGTTTGGTGAGTTTTCTAGCGGACTACGAAACTAAGATAGAGTCTACCGATATGCTTGGGGCATCTGAGCACCTCGTAACTTTCGGCTTGTTTGGGGAGATTGGAAGTATATTGGCTGTATCAAAAAAGGCGGAACGTGATGGCGCTGGATTTGATCTCCAATATTCTCTGGTTGAAGAACTAGGAGATGCTCTCTGGTACTTTTCGAGGTTGTGCAAGAGACGTGGTTGGTCCGTTTGTAACGTCGTTGGAGCCTGTGTGAGCAGTCGACCTTTTCAAGTTGCACCGACTGCCATTGGGTTTCATCCGGTCGCTTTAGTTCCATCTAAGTCAGAGTTGTCCAATGTGGAGGCCAGTAGAAGGTTAGCGGCAGGTGCAGCAGGTTTGTTGAGTCTTTCCATTAAGGATGTCAAGAAAGAACAGCTCGTTGATTTTTTCTCAAGTTATTTAGACTTCGTTTCCGTCTCGGGCTTGAGCTTCCAAGCAATTATAGATTTTAACTTAAAGAAAACACTAGGGCGTTATAGCGAAATTGACGTTGAGAGCATGGTTGATTTCGATGTCGGTGAGCACGCTGATGAGCAGCTTCCTCGTGATTTTGAAATCGAAATTGTGCAGCGGTACAATGGACGATCTTATATGAAGAAAGGAGGAGTATTTATTGGTGATCCACTGACAGATAATATCGCAATCGGAGACGGATACAGGTTTCATGATGTATTTCATATGTCATATGCCGCAATCTTACACTGGTCACCAGTGTTTCGGGCGTTGTTGAAAAACAAAAGGAAAGGTAATCCTCTAAAGGATGAGGCGGAGGATGGCGGGCGCGCGATTGTCATCGAGGAAGGCGTCAGTGCTTGGTTGTTCTCAATTGCAAAAGAGAATAATTTTTTTGAAGGGCAGGAAAAGCTTTCATTTGATGTTTTAAAAACGGTGAAGCAGTTTGTTCGAGGCTATGAGGTTGAGGTGTGTCCTTATGGGTTGTTCGAGAAAGCGATTCTTGAAGGGTACAAAGTATTTAGGGAGTTGAACAAATTTGAAAGCGGAGTGATAGTGGGGAGTCGTGCGCAACGAACTATTCAATTTAGGCCGAGTATTTGA
- a CDS encoding MerR family transcriptional regulator, with translation MLEPSHNDELPPIPGKRYFTIGEVSELCAVKPHVLRYWEQEFPQLNPVKRRGNRRYYQRQDVLMIRQIRALLYDQGFTIGGARLRLSSDEVKDESSQYKQLIRQMIVELEDVLVVLKK, from the coding sequence ATGCTGGAACCAAGCCATAACGACGAACTGCCCCCCATACCGGGCAAACGCTACTTCACTATTGGTGAAGTGAGCGAGTTATGTGCGGTGAAGCCGCACGTGCTGCGGTATTGGGAGCAGGAGTTTCCTCAGCTCAACCCGGTGAAGCGGCGGGGGAATCGGCGGTATTACCAGCGGCAAGACGTGCTGATGATCCGCCAGATTCGGGCGCTGCTGTATGACCAGGGGTTTACCATTGGTGGGGCGCGGTTGCGGCTCTCCAGTGATGAGGTGAAGGATGAGTCAAGCCAGTACAAGCAGCTGATTCGGCAGATGATTGTTGAGTTGGAGGATGTGTTGGTGGTGTTGAAGAAGTGA